The following are from one region of the Methanobrevibacter sp. genome:
- a CDS encoding pseudomurein-binding repeat-containing protein → MICPECGFENKKNAKFCSKCGTKLKNEVSRPVNSVNSDSDDKSKLIIAVTIVIVVAIALFTCYSLGVFGGGETYDSSSADATKAEDSGVSQVSLSAFPVSEAPFLASEISKTGSADSVNFKGVTLTKSQVAYILTKSIAMIGSGDSHGTINVGSYSYAGHPSGADRSQSISSAQYIDMCNRFSSWIERNHQVPNYVGINTGGVPDISPTKMINICINILVQYKNTGSLPSSVSV, encoded by the coding sequence ATGATTTGTCCAGAATGTGGTTTTGAAAATAAGAAAAATGCAAAATTTTGCAGTAAATGTGGTACAAAATTAAAAAATGAGGTTTCACGACCTGTAAATTCTGTAAATTCTGATAGTGACGATAAATCAAAATTAATAATAGCCGTTACAATTGTTATTGTTGTAGCTATTGCATTATTTACTTGCTATAGTTTAGGAGTATTCGGTGGAGGGGAAACCTATGACAGTTCCTCTGCCGATGCTACAAAGGCAGAAGACAGCGGGGTTTCACAAGTATCATTATCAGCATTTCCAGTCTCTGAAGCTCCATTTTTAGCTAGTGAAATTTCTAAAACAGGTAGTGCAGATTCAGTCAACTTTAAAGGAGTAACATTAACCAAATCCCAGGTTGCATATATTCTAACAAAATCCATTGCAATGATTGGCAGTGGAGATTCTCACGGAACTATAAATGTGGGAAGTTATTCCTATGCCGGCCATCCATCTGGAGCAGACAGATCACAGTCAATTTCAAGTGCACAATACATTGACATGTGCAATCGTTTCTCCTCATGGATAGAAAGAAATCATCAGGTTCCAAATTACGTTGGAATCAATACAGGAGGAGTTCCTGACATTTCTCCTACAAAAATGATTAACATTTGTATTAACATTTTGGTTCAATACAAAAATACCGGAAGTTTGCCTAGTTCTGTTTCTGTTTAA
- a CDS encoding zinc ribbon domain-containing protein, with translation MKCSKCGHTITKANSKFCPNCGNNIDNTNQKPVEVESNSSNNNQMIIAVTVVIIAIIIALTAAYSVGVFGPSSENSYSSDKPDVQVQEEAKEIQTSDGGGVGSQDNEKGEQSGGSWQPIGSFSGSGSGSKTISVPAGQIRIDLSAYPIKNYATNHLYVSGSNGKSAGVDWGSRSAVATRSDSLSFTSSSSTTFTIDYYETVSWNVEVYKYQ, from the coding sequence ATGAAGTGTAGTAAATGTGGACATACAATTACAAAAGCCAATTCTAAGTTTTGTCCTAATTGTGGAAATAACATAGATAATACAAATCAAAAACCTGTTGAGGTTGAATCTAACAGTTCAAACAACAATCAGATGATTATTGCAGTTACCGTTGTCATAATTGCCATTATCATCGCCCTAACCGCTGCATACAGTGTAGGTGTTTTTGGACCTTCTTCTGAAAATAGCTACAGTTCAGATAAGCCTGATGTACAAGTTCAGGAGGAAGCGAAGGAAATACAAACTTCAGATGGTGGCGGTGTTGGCAGTCAAGATAATGAAAAAGGTGAGCAGTCTGGTGGAAGTTGGCAGCCTATCGGTTCATTTTCCGGTTCGGGCTCTGGTTCTAAAACAATCAGCGTCCCGGCAGGTCAGATCAGGATAGATCTATCTGCATATCCCATTAAAAATTATGCAACTAATCATCTGTATGTTTCAGGATCTAACGGTAAAAGTGCAGGTGTGGATTGGGGTTCAAGGAGTGCGGTAGCTACTCGTTCCGATTCGCTTTCATTCACATCTTCCAGTTCAACAACCTTCACAATAGATTATTATGAAACCGTAAGTTGGAATGTTGAGGTTTACAAATATCAATAA
- the nifU gene encoding Fe-S cluster assembly scaffold protein NifU — translation MYSDKVMDHFANPRNSGEMEDADGVGTVGNPTCGDLMTIYIKVKDDVIEDISFQTFGCGAAIATSSMITELAVGKTLEEALKITRNDVAEELDGLPPVKMHCSNLAADALQAAIENYYETHGE, via the coding sequence ATGTATAGTGATAAAGTAATGGATCATTTTGCAAATCCAAGAAATTCTGGTGAAATGGAGGATGCAGATGGTGTAGGAACCGTAGGAAACCCTACATGCGGTGACCTAATGACAATTTACATAAAAGTAAAAGATGATGTTATTGAAGATATTTCTTTCCAAACTTTCGGTTGCGGTGCAGCTATTGCAACCAGCAGTATGATTACCGAATTGGCAGTAGGCAAAACATTGGAAGAGGCATTAAAAATCACCCGTAATGATGTAGCAGAAGAGCTTGACGGCCTTCCTCCAGTAAAAATGCACTGTTCCAATTTAGCAGCAGACGCCCTCCAAGCAGCCATTGAAAATTATTATGAAACTCATGGTGAATAA
- a CDS encoding desulfoferrodoxin, protein MTERGQIYKCKTCGNVVEVLDNGVGELVCCNQPMTLLDAQTEGDKAAKHVPVVEVDGSAVFVKVGELQHPMEEEHSIRFIELIVGDERLIEELEPGELPEATFIVDEKVLAENDIVVREYCNLHGLWEN, encoded by the coding sequence ATGACTGAAAGAGGACAAATTTATAAATGTAAAACTTGTGGAAATGTTGTTGAAGTATTAGATAACGGTGTTGGCGAATTAGTTTGCTGTAATCAACCAATGACTTTATTAGATGCTCAAACCGAAGGTGACAAAGCTGCTAAACACGTTCCTGTTGTAGAAGTTGACGGAAGTGCAGTTTTTGTAAAAGTCGGTGAATTACAACACCCAATGGAAGAAGAACATTCTATCAGATTCATTGAATTAATCGTTGGTGACGAAAGATTAATTGAAGAATTAGAACCTGGTGAACTCCCAGAAGCTACTTTCATTGTAGATGAAAAAGTACTTGCAGAAAATGACATTGTTGTAAGAGAATACTGTAATTTACACGGTCTCTGGGAAAACTAA
- a CDS encoding transcriptional regulator: MAKEEDELLKLTSYVQISKYREKTVKSIGDNVKIPTNIAKDSGIRTNHISKVLSELKGKEIVECINEEARKGRLYRLTNTGKEVLENIKENEEE; encoded by the coding sequence ATGGCAAAAGAAGAAGATGAATTATTGAAATTAACTTCATACGTTCAAATTTCTAAATACCGTGAAAAAACTGTAAAGTCCATTGGTGACAATGTAAAGATACCTACCAATATTGCAAAAGATAGTGGAATTAGAACAAACCACATATCTAAAGTTTTAAGCGAACTAAAAGGAAAAGAAATCGTTGAATGTATCAATGAAGAAGCAAGAAAAGGTAGATTATACCGTTTAACTAATACTGGTAAAGAAGTATTAGAAAATATAAAAGAAAATGAGGAAGAATAG
- the rnp3 gene encoding ribonuclease P protein component 3, translating to MFFDLNVKGRDLDYNIELANHSKRYGWTHINFSYSQDDFKEALEVKEELQNHFDNEIAIDYTLEIKTDNVNDIGKAVNKYRKKCNCISVVGGDLKINRASCENVRVDVLSRPYLKRYDSGLNHVLAKEAVKNNVAIELCFKDILSSYLSYRSKILSNFKDIYALHRKFGFPLILSSRAKSIFDIKSPNDIRAFFKSTGLTDEEFLKAMNSSGEILEFNRNRHNMILRGVRRIDDEA from the coding sequence ATGTTTTTTGATTTAAATGTTAAAGGTAGAGATTTAGACTATAATATCGAGTTGGCAAACCACTCAAAAAGGTATGGCTGGACCCATATTAACTTTTCATATTCTCAGGATGACTTCAAAGAAGCTTTGGAAGTAAAGGAAGAGCTTCAAAATCACTTCGATAACGAGATTGCCATTGATTACACTTTGGAAATCAAAACTGATAATGTTAATGACATCGGAAAGGCAGTTAATAAGTACAGGAAAAAGTGCAATTGCATTTCCGTCGTTGGAGGGGATTTGAAAATAAACAGGGCATCCTGTGAGAATGTTAGGGTGGATGTTTTGTCAAGGCCCTACCTGAAAAGATACGATTCTGGCCTTAACCATGTTCTTGCCAAGGAAGCGGTAAAGAATAATGTGGCCATTGAATTGTGCTTTAAGGATATCTTAAGTAGTTATCTATCATACAGGTCCAAGATATTGTCTAACTTTAAGGATATATATGCTCTTCATCGTAAATTCGGATTTCCTTTAATTCTATCTTCAAGGGCAAAATCTATTTTTGATATAAAGTCCCCTAACGACATCAGGGCATTTTTCAAATCCACAGGATTGACAGATGAGGAATTCCTAAAGGCCATGAACAGCTCAGGGGAGATACTGGAATTTAATCGCAATCGCCATAACATGATTTTAAGGGGTGTTAGGAGGATTGACGATGAAGCTTAA
- a CDS encoding DHH family phosphoesterase — protein MMQDCPKCKGKGSVIVGYKECSSCGGTGYADSFEMGNHFKGVNSKAAAKFDLGADQDIPCEICNGKGQIAVYEDCDYCNGKGEISVCKKCGKPIDPKFEICRDCHMKMQEEKARKEQQKTDVYVIDPLCEMKDINKDYLYKGKITRVEKYGAFVTLNNNVWGLMRCNTSGYKVGDEVITKIVAVKPREHKIDMAPAVVSNYNIKKLTKQIPRTRIEDLEDEMGKVVRIDGEVLQIQQTSGPTIFTITDETGVTWVAAFDQAGVRAYPDIEVGDAVEVIGDVNQHGGKTQIENQSLTKLDGAKKEKLYQIIEEALNKRAEPEDVDFLVKSDVLNRLKPKMREAAQKIRRAILDGRSILVRHHADADGICAGIAMEKAVIPLIEKVNQSSDAQYYYFKRSPSKAPFYELEDVVKDLSFALEDQERHGQKLPLIVLLDNGSTEEDITALMQAKIYDIEVVVIDHHFPGELITKEIEDGEIVGGTVEVDEYVDVHVNPYLVGGDSQLTAGALATEVAHIINPEIKDTIKHLPAIAALGDHADSGEVYQYLEIAAEKGFDKEHAAKVAECIDFEAYFLRFMNGRGIMDTIVGIDNVDKHDKMIEALYKEYQKRVDTQLKAALPNIEKTQFDNGIYFNLMDVEKFAHKFTFPAPGKTCGFVHDKVVKELGEDKPIITLGHGPDFGVIRATDAVNEMFGFSVNTIVSELAEDIPSAGIDGGGHECAGSIKYLEGLGEDVLDDFVDKIKNMQKV, from the coding sequence ATGATGCAAGATTGTCCAAAATGTAAAGGAAAGGGTTCTGTCATTGTAGGATATAAAGAGTGCAGCAGTTGTGGCGGAACAGGATATGCAGATTCTTTTGAAATGGGAAATCATTTTAAAGGAGTGAACAGTAAAGCAGCGGCAAAATTTGATTTAGGAGCAGATCAGGATATTCCATGTGAAATATGTAATGGAAAAGGACAAATTGCAGTATATGAGGATTGCGATTACTGCAATGGAAAAGGAGAAATAAGTGTCTGTAAAAAATGTGGAAAACCGATTGATCCTAAATTTGAAATCTGTCGTGACTGCCATATGAAGATGCAGGAAGAAAAGGCAAGGAAAGAACAGCAAAAGACAGATGTTTATGTAATCGACCCATTATGTGAAATGAAGGATATCAATAAGGATTATCTCTACAAGGGTAAAATAACAAGAGTGGAAAAATATGGAGCATTTGTCACCTTAAATAACAATGTATGGGGTTTAATGAGATGCAATACTTCAGGATATAAGGTTGGAGATGAAGTAATTACAAAAATAGTGGCAGTAAAACCAAGGGAACATAAGATAGACATGGCTCCTGCAGTTGTAAGCAACTATAACATTAAAAAATTAACTAAACAAATTCCAAGAACCAGAATCGAAGACCTTGAGGACGAAATGGGCAAGGTAGTTCGTATCGACGGTGAAGTGTTGCAAATTCAACAGACTTCAGGTCCGACAATATTCACAATCACTGATGAGACAGGAGTAACATGGGTGGCTGCTTTCGATCAGGCAGGAGTTAGGGCATACCCGGACATTGAAGTCGGAGATGCTGTAGAGGTTATTGGGGATGTCAATCAGCATGGCGGTAAAACACAGATTGAAAACCAATCTTTAACCAAATTGGATGGAGCTAAAAAGGAAAAGCTTTATCAAATTATAGAGGAAGCATTGAATAAGAGAGCAGAGCCTGAAGATGTTGATTTCCTTGTTAAAAGTGATGTTCTAAACAGATTAAAGCCAAAAATGAGAGAGGCAGCTCAAAAAATAAGAAGGGCTATTTTGGATGGAAGATCAATTCTAGTAAGGCATCATGCAGATGCAGACGGTATCTGTGCAGGAATAGCTATGGAAAAGGCAGTTATTCCATTAATTGAAAAGGTAAATCAAAGCAGCGATGCCCAATATTATTATTTCAAACGTTCTCCAAGTAAAGCACCATTTTATGAGCTTGAAGATGTTGTAAAGGATTTGTCCTTTGCTTTGGAAGATCAGGAAAGGCATGGTCAAAAATTGCCGTTAATTGTACTTTTGGATAACGGTTCAACAGAAGAGGACATTACAGCATTGATGCAGGCAAAAATCTATGATATTGAAGTTGTTGTAATTGACCATCACTTCCCTGGAGAGCTTATAACAAAAGAAATAGAGGATGGGGAAATCGTTGGTGGAACTGTAGAAGTGGATGAATACGTTGACGTTCATGTAAATCCTTATCTTGTAGGTGGGGATTCCCAATTAACTGCAGGAGCGTTGGCCACTGAAGTTGCCCATATCATCAACCCTGAAATAAAAGATACAATCAAACATCTTCCAGCTATTGCTGCATTGGGAGATCATGCAGATTCTGGAGAGGTTTATCAGTATTTGGAAATTGCGGCTGAAAAAGGATTTGATAAGGAGCATGCTGCAAAAGTAGCTGAATGTATTGATTTTGAAGCTTATTTCCTTAGATTTATGAATGGTAGGGGAATAATGGATACTATTGTAGGTATTGATAATGTTGATAAGCATGATAAGATGATTGAAGCATTATATAAGGAATATCAGAAAAGAGTTGACACTCAACTTAAAGCAGCTCTTCCAAATATCGAAAAAACCCAATTTGACAATGGAATTTACTTCAATTTAATGGATGTGGAGAAATTTGCACATAAATTCACATTCCCTGCTCCCGGTAAAACCTGTGGATTTGTCCACGATAAGGTTGTTAAGGAGTTGGGTGAAGATAAACCAATCATAACTCTTGGTCATGGTCCTGATTTTGGAGTTATTAGGGCGACTGATGCGGTTAACGAAATGTTTGGTTTTAGCGTTAACACAATCGTATCAGAGTTAGCTGAAGACATTCCATCTGCAGGTATTGATGGTGGCGGTCATGAATGTGCAGGTTCAATCAAATATCTTGAAGGATTGGGAGAGGACGTTTTGGATGACTTTGTAGATAAAATAAAGAACATGCAAAAAGTTTAG
- a CDS encoding zinc ribbon domain-containing protein translates to MSELRSWIVPTDEACPNCGEKTAFSPIDSEDLLFNPPIHDIGFFNFDIDFSPYINRNNRNFNYYLCSKCGFLNEKDHDFCFNCGEKHKKSRWGKFVDRFKKDDPIVGKVTCESCGAANSPENIYCEDCGERLIPNADEKDGESEKNYVNFNFTYENPVFCFCGEENDIDSSFCINCGFPLHKFNYSPSNIKILCTCSKPNDIKNTFCEDCGISLDGENEVLKCACGASNKLNAKFCINCNAPLNPQRTIKTRYVCTCGAILDYNSIFCEFCGKDISKAIKKDKSIKKAKDGFKNIKRKFL, encoded by the coding sequence TTGTCCGAATTGCGGTCATGGATTGTCCCTACAGATGAAGCATGTCCCAATTGTGGTGAGAAGACAGCATTTTCTCCTATCGATAGTGAGGATTTGCTTTTCAATCCTCCAATTCATGACATCGGTTTCTTTAATTTTGACATAGATTTTTCCCCTTACATCAATAGGAACAACAGGAATTTCAATTATTATTTGTGTTCAAAGTGTGGATTTTTAAATGAAAAGGATCATGATTTCTGTTTCAACTGTGGTGAAAAGCATAAGAAAAGCAGATGGGGGAAATTTGTTGATAGATTCAAAAAGGATGATCCGATCGTTGGAAAGGTCACATGTGAAAGCTGCGGTGCTGCAAATTCTCCAGAAAACATTTACTGTGAGGATTGCGGTGAAAGGCTGATTCCCAATGCTGACGAAAAGGATGGTGAAAGTGAAAAGAATTACGTTAATTTTAATTTCACTTATGAAAATCCGGTGTTTTGCTTTTGTGGAGAGGAAAACGATATTGATTCTTCTTTCTGTATAAACTGCGGATTTCCCTTACACAAGTTCAACTATTCACCTAGCAACATAAAGATTCTCTGCACATGTTCAAAACCCAACGACATCAAAAATACCTTTTGTGAGGATTGTGGAATAAGTCTGGACGGGGAGAATGAGGTTTTGAAATGTGCCTGTGGGGCTTCAAATAAACTGAACGCAAAATTCTGCATTAACTGCAATGCTCCTTTAAATCCTCAAAGAACAATCAAAACAAGATATGTGTGTACATGCGGAGCCATTCTCGATTATAATTCCATTTTTTGTGAATTTTGCGGTAAGGATATTTCAAAGGCTATCAAAAAGGATAAATCCATTAAGAAAGCCAAGGACGGATTTAAAAACATCAAAAGGAAATTTTTATGA
- a CDS encoding zinc ribbon domain-containing protein, with product MKTCHICGTENFETNNYCVHCGNRITKINICPCCGEINDDMAKFCKYCSFQLNPIDIESFDDLFSEYNTQLLADYNLTPQMYVDILNSVFEKLKYTKVKGKTIKEKILNLCGVFARCYPKCREGELGHNFGNVIFYDERLDDSSQISALLHELAHCILFNLISSLLCEIFNVNHSPFIDSFVWFFLSNDDMLLLNEYCASTVSGRFVPYGFQDYGSFKAELKRREIDEQSLEKIIKLSINFSNEICSRLDNYIDEALREDIKFQFKLDQKAENSNAFDFEILSEFDFNDKNKLLLEYLLMYFVAARLPEFREELCDCLQLFE from the coding sequence ATGAAAACTTGTCATATTTGCGGAACTGAAAACTTTGAAACCAACAATTATTGTGTTCATTGCGGCAATAGGATAACAAAGATAAACATATGTCCCTGCTGTGGAGAAATCAATGATGATATGGCCAAATTCTGTAAGTATTGTTCCTTTCAGTTAAATCCAATAGATATTGAAAGTTTTGATGATTTGTTTTCAGAATATAACACTCAATTGTTGGCAGATTACAATTTAACTCCTCAAATGTATGTTGATATTCTCAATAGCGTTTTTGAAAAGCTAAAGTATACTAAAGTCAAGGGAAAAACCATCAAGGAGAAAATATTGAACTTGTGCGGGGTTTTTGCAAGATGCTATCCGAAATGTCGGGAAGGGGAATTGGGCCATAATTTCGGTAATGTGATTTTCTATGATGAGCGTTTGGATGATTCTTCACAGATTTCTGCTCTGCTTCATGAATTGGCTCATTGCATACTGTTCAATTTGATTTCCAGTTTGTTATGTGAAATTTTCAATGTCAATCATTCTCCGTTCATTGACAGTTTCGTTTGGTTCTTCTTATCCAACGATGATATGCTGCTTTTGAACGAATATTGCGCCTCTACGGTTTCCGGCAGATTTGTTCCTTATGGATTTCAGGATTATGGAAGCTTTAAGGCAGAACTTAAAAGAAGAGAGATTGATGAACAGTCTTTGGAGAAAATCATTAAACTTTCAATAAATTTTTCCAATGAGATCTGTTCCAGATTGGATAATTATATTGATGAGGCTTTAAGAGAAGATATCAAGTTTCAATTTAAGCTGGATCAGAAAGCTGAAAATTCCAATGCATTTGATTTTGAAATTCTTAGTGAATTTGATTTCAATGACAAAAACAAATTGCTTTTAGAATATTTACTAATGTATTTTGTTGCGGCAAGGTTGCCTGAATTCCGTGAGGAGCTATGTGATTGTCTTCAATTATTCGAATAA
- the nifS gene encoding cysteine desulfurase NifS, protein MYMDNSATTPTNEEVVKEMLPYFTEEFGNPSTIYKLGQESKVALEEARKRVADALNAKPEEIIFTSGGSESDNMAIKGIAFKNKDKGKHIITSNIEHPAVKNTLAFLEGLGFEVTYLPVYENGIVKVEDVENAIRDDTILITIMHGNNEIGTIQPIAEIGKIANEHGIKFHTDAVQTFGKIPVDVEELGVDLLSVSSHKIYGPKGVGALYLKKGTRIEPLIHGGGQERGLRSGTENIPGIVGFGKAAEMAAENLDENYEKLITIRDAIIDKVLEEVPESYLNGDRYERLPNIINFRFSAIEGESLILLLSAKGIDASTGSACSSKDLQASPILQALGLPVVDIHGSLRLSLGLENSMEDVDTVTEAIKEVVARLREMSPLWNTDEKYDDMMCGSHGKCKK, encoded by the coding sequence ATATATATGGATAATTCAGCAACAACACCTACAAACGAGGAAGTTGTTAAAGAAATGCTTCCATATTTTACTGAAGAATTTGGAAACCCATCAACTATTTATAAATTGGGTCAGGAATCTAAAGTGGCATTGGAGGAAGCTCGTAAAAGAGTGGCTGATGCTCTAAATGCAAAACCTGAAGAAATCATTTTCACAAGCGGAGGTTCAGAATCAGACAATATGGCAATAAAAGGCATTGCATTTAAAAATAAAGACAAGGGAAAACATATTATAACATCAAACATAGAACATCCTGCAGTTAAGAATACATTAGCCTTCCTTGAAGGTTTAGGATTTGAAGTAACTTATCTTCCGGTTTATGAAAATGGAATAGTAAAGGTAGAAGATGTGGAAAATGCAATTCGCGATGACACCATTCTAATTACAATAATGCATGGAAACAATGAGATCGGAACAATCCAGCCAATAGCAGAAATTGGAAAGATAGCCAATGAACACGGAATCAAGTTCCACACTGATGCAGTTCAGACTTTCGGTAAAATTCCAGTTGACGTTGAAGAGTTGGGTGTAGACCTATTGTCAGTCTCATCACACAAGATTTACGGTCCAAAGGGAGTAGGTGCATTGTACTTGAAGAAAGGAACCAGAATAGAACCTTTGATTCATGGTGGTGGACAGGAAAGGGGCTTAAGGTCAGGAACCGAAAACATTCCGGGAATTGTCGGATTCGGAAAGGCTGCAGAAATGGCAGCTGAAAATCTTGACGAAAACTATGAAAAGCTCATTACAATAAGGGACGCAATAATTGATAAGGTATTGGAAGAGGTTCCGGAAAGCTACTTAAACGGAGACAGGTATGAAAGACTTCCTAACATTATCAACTTCCGCTTTTCAGCTATTGAAGGGGAATCATTAATACTTCTATTGAGCGCAAAAGGAATCGATGCGTCAACAGGTTCAGCATGTTCCTCTAAGGACTTGCAGGCTTCACCTATATTGCAGGCTTTAGGATTGCCTGTTGTAGACATCCACGGTTCATTGAGATTGTCCTTAGGTTTGGAAAATTCAATGGAAGATGTTGATACTGTTACTGAAGCAATTAAGGAAGTTGTAGCAAGATTAAGGGAAATGTCTCCTTTATGGAACACCGATGAAAAATATGATGACATGATGTGTGGAAGTCATGGAAAATGTAAGAAGTGA
- a CDS encoding O-acetylhomoserine aminocarboxypropyltransferase/cysteine synthase family protein — MSDKKNYKLATLGVHAGQEEPDPATGARAVPIYLTSSYVFKDSEEAARRFALEEFGQIYSRLTNPTNDAFEARIAAVEGGNSAISTSSGLAAISYAILNLTGPGDEIVSADNLYGGTYQLFDYTLRDLGRNVVFVDSQDLQAFEDAITDKTKAIYVESIGNPKLDVPDFEKLSKIAHKHDIPLIVDNTIGVGLVKPLEHGADIIAASATKYVGGHGTAIGGYIVDSGKFNWGNGKFPQFSEPDPSYHGLVYWDAFGDVPGMGNIAFTMRARAILLRDLGATLSPVHAFAFLQGLETLELRVNKHSENALKVAEFLEAHPKVKWVSYPGLKSHPTYEINQKYLNGKSAGILGFGIEGGEEAGRKFIDNLELFSHLANIGDAKSLAIHPASTTHQQLSPEEQLATGVTPDFIRLSIGLEDADDIIADIEQALDKI; from the coding sequence ATGAGTGATAAAAAAAATTACAAATTAGCAACATTGGGAGTACATGCAGGTCAAGAAGAACCTGATCCAGCAACAGGAGCACGTGCGGTTCCTATTTATTTAACTTCTTCTTATGTTTTTAAAGATAGTGAGGAAGCTGCAAGAAGATTTGCACTTGAAGAATTTGGTCAAATCTATTCCAGACTTACAAACCCAACCAATGATGCATTTGAAGCAAGAATCGCTGCAGTTGAAGGAGGAAATTCTGCAATTTCAACATCAAGTGGTTTGGCAGCTATTAGTTATGCAATATTGAACTTGACAGGTCCAGGTGATGAAATAGTATCTGCAGATAATCTTTATGGTGGAACTTACCAATTGTTTGATTATACATTAAGAGATTTAGGCAGAAATGTGGTATTTGTAGATTCACAGGATTTACAGGCATTTGAAGATGCAATCACAGACAAAACCAAGGCAATTTATGTAGAATCAATTGGAAATCCAAAATTGGATGTTCCTGATTTCGAAAAGCTATCAAAAATTGCACATAAACACGATATTCCTCTAATAGTTGACAACACAATTGGAGTAGGTTTAGTAAAACCTTTGGAACATGGTGCAGACATCATTGCAGCATCTGCAACAAAATACGTTGGAGGACACGGTACAGCAATTGGTGGATACATCGTAGACTCAGGTAAATTCAACTGGGGAAATGGAAAGTTCCCACAATTTTCAGAACCTGACCCAAGTTACCACGGTCTCGTTTACTGGGATGCATTTGGGGATGTTCCTGGAATGGGAAACATCGCATTTACAATGAGGGCAAGAGCAATACTATTGCGTGATCTTGGAGCTACATTATCACCTGTACATGCATTCGCATTCCTACAAGGGCTTGAAACATTAGAGTTAAGAGTCAATAAACATTCCGAAAACGCATTGAAAGTGGCTGAATTCCTAGAAGCTCATCCAAAAGTCAAATGGGTAAGCTATCCGGGATTGAAATCCCATCCAACTTACGAAATCAATCAGAAATACTTAAACGGAAAATCCGCAGGAATCTTAGGATTTGGAATTGAAGGTGGGGAGGAAGCGGGAAGAAAGTTCATAGACAACCTTGAATTGTTCTCACATCTTGCAAACATTGGAGATGCAAAAAGCCTTGCAATCCATCCAGCAAGTACAACTCACCAGCAATTGTCTCCAGAAGAGCAATTAGCTACTGGAGTAACACCTGACTTCATAAGATTGTCTATCGGTTTGGAAGATGCTGATGATATAATAGCTGACATAGAGCAAGCTTTAGACAAAATTTAG
- a CDS encoding Rpp14/Pop5 family protein, which translates to MKLKVLPPTLRKNNHYLVVDIFSQVEIDKNDLVNIVWDGCVRYFGECYTANFNLWVMRFQEVKCNSEHFCYQAVIRCQRGYEEDLRAALACVNKFKSKRISILTMGMSGTIKSAVDKYFH; encoded by the coding sequence ATGAAGCTTAAGGTATTGCCTCCTACTCTTAGAAAGAACAACCATTATCTTGTTGTTGACATATTCTCACAGGTGGAAATAGATAAGAATGATTTGGTAAACATAGTTTGGGACGGCTGCGTCAGATATTTCGGTGAATGTTATACTGCAAATTTCAATTTGTGGGTGATGAGATTTCAGGAAGTCAAATGTAATTCCGAACATTTCTGTTATCAGGCTGTCATTCGTTGCCAGAGAGGGTATGAGGAGGATTTAAGGGCTGCCTTAGCATGCGTCAACAAATTCAAATCTAAGAGAATTTCCATTCTGACCATGGGAATGTCCGGAACTATCAAATCGGCTGTAGATAAGTATTTTCATTAA